In Haliotis asinina isolate JCU_RB_2024 chromosome 15, JCU_Hal_asi_v2, whole genome shotgun sequence, the sequence ACTAAGTGCACAATAAACAATCCCAAGCATTTCAAACAGCTGACGACagtttgaaagatgtttatcaGTTGAAAATATCGTATTTGCGTAGAATAATAATAaagacatgtgtacatgatgTTATTCAATAAAGTGAAGTTTAAAATGGGATAAGGAGTGAAATTATGTATTGCCAAATACCTTTTCCTAATCCGATTCCATATCCTGGCATTCCGTAGAAACCACCGTAGCCTCCATACAGACTTCCCAGGCCGTATCCATATTTGCCTCCATACAGACCGCCCATTCCTCCGTACGGGCCATAGCCGTAGCCTCCGTAAAAACCTCCGTGCATTGCACCTATTCCGTAGCCTAATACGCCAGCTCCTCCAAACAACCCACCCATTCCATGTGCTCCATACAGACCGGTTGGTTCAGCAAAGGCGGTAACAGCCAGGCAGACAACAAGGACGGCGACAATCTTCATCATTTTGAGTATCTGTTCAGTAACATGAAAATCATCTTCATGACAGGGAAACAACATGTTATCATTACTCGTCTGGAGATTTTTCTCCACGGCACACGTGATCAAtgatattatcatgttttatttcacaagcAACCACATATTTCCACACTGACAAGAACGGAAAATAGCACTTACACAGCCACAGTTTACTGAATTGGATCAATGTAAAAGTTGAGAAAGTAGAGGTGTGCAGCAGAAGAATGAAAACGTCAGACTGCACATGCTTACCACAGGCAAACCTTGAAATGGTACTTACAGTTTGGTCTGAATACGTAACTGTGTCTTAGCAGTTGATGAAGAAAGAGATGATAGAATATTTTCCCCcttacctttatatatacaatttgtgAACTACATGTGATTGATTTACCTTAGGTTGGCCACTTCCAGGTAAGCAACACACCTAAATGTTAATgatgtgaactgaccattctttTCGCCTCAGATGACTTGCCTCAGGTTATCACCCTAagggtatacatgtacatgtgtgctGGTGTACTTGAACATTCATAAAGGAAGTAGAGGGTGGTATATAATAGGGTGTAGGTCTCTCTTCGTATATCTTTTTCATCTCCCTGTGGCATGTTTTAACtgcatttagaaaacaaataacTTGCAGGTACTCAACTTTGAACCAGTATTAGGCCAAGAGTCGTTTAACAGCTGTCTATCCATTACACTTGGGATGGAGCAATGTATATCAGACATTATGACATATCTACCTGAGACGAAATTGCGAAAGACGGGAAAATTGACACAACGCAGGAGCACAGGATCGGCACACAGCAGCAATGTCACTGTTACAAGGGGTTGCTATATACACACGTGTGTGTAATACTGCAGTCTGTCCACGTGATGACCGCCTGCTTAATAGACTGATGAAATCTCCCAATAGCATGACATTCTCCCCGAATGTTAACATTATCACCACACTTAAACTAAAAACTACAATAACGTCATTTCCCAGAAGGTATATGCATATACTAGTGCCGTTTCACAGTGCCCATTGCTGGCCGCAAGGAGCGGTCGAATTgggcaacccgtttgccgtgggttgcgtcccgtatCGGTGGAGgatgggatcctggtggttgagggcagtaggagcctgaaccgtgttcctatctgctcaacacaccactttggcccttacttcacctagacgggtggtagaatcggcccgattctatcaatcggctggtcacgccatgccctttGCATGGGAAATAATATTATTCCAAGTATTCCACTGATTTTTGATGTGTTTCTATCATGAAATGTTCTAGCGGATGTATTCTGTTGGTAATCattctgcctagagtcctatgccaaaaggcagtggctcatgggccaatctggcattattgacctccgggttctatTTGTCTTCAGGTAAGTGTCTAGGGCGGAACCAGCCTTGCATTTTCTCTGTTTGGCAATTGTAGCTACCTGTGTctcttttgctggagtatagcatctctGTAGCCCTGGTGTTTGTAGTCGGCTTCCACTtcgacatcgtccttgttgacactccatggcgggtggggagcagggatgctgaATTATATTATCACAACATGTCTCAAACAAATTCTTCTGGTTCTGGCAAGACAATTAAACGCCGACATGTAGACTCTACTTCATCGGATGAAGATGTTTCTCCTGAAATTACAGATGCTTGGCCTCGGTTTATTGTGATATCATCTTTGGATGGACAGCCACTAAAATTAAATCCTATCTCCTATTAAATGCTATCTCCAAAGGCATTCAAAGTGCCTGTGGGGACGTGAAAAACGTGACACGTCTTCGAAATGGC encodes:
- the LOC137266241 gene encoding glycine-rich protein-like, with the protein product MLKVQFLVQSEMKLWKLIDFAEHPCSPPAMECQQGRCRSGSRLQTPGLQRCYTPAKETQILKMMKIVAVLVVCLAVTAFAEPTGLYGAHGMGGLFGGAGVLGYGIGAMHGGFYGGYGYGPYGGMGGLYGGKYGYGLGSLYGGYGGFYGMPGYGIGLGKGIGYY